The sequence GCCACAACGTGCGGGCGGGCAGCCTGCTCAAGCTGGACATCCGCCGTGCCCGCCAGGGCAGGACCTCCGTGGATTACGATGTCCTGGTCGTGCGCGCCGGCAGCGAGGGCGCCAGTCCGACCGGCAGCGTGGGCGGCGCCGCCATCGGCGAGGAGATCTTCGCCACCACCGTCACCTTCGTGCGGGTGGACGCCGAGGGCCGTAAACAGCCCTTGCCCTGCTGAGCAGGGCCCTCATCCGAGCCGTCGTCATGGAGGAGTCCGACCGGTGGCATGGGGTGTCCATG comes from bacterium and encodes:
- a CDS encoding acyl-CoA thioesterase, producing the protein MEHHLLVRPEHLNQYGFLFGGYLLMWVDETAWIAASLDYPGCRFVTVAMNRVEFRHNVRAGSLLKLDIRRARQGRTSVDYDVLVVRAGSEGASPTGSVGGAAIGEEIFATTVTFVRVDAEGRKQPLPC